The DNA sequence TAATCCTCATTGATTCAGGGTCATCAGTAAATCTGATAACACTAAAGACTTTGCATACCTTGGCTTTGGAGACATATCACCTATTGGCTGAAAAGATCTTTGTCCAAGGCTTTAACCAGCATAATCAAAAAGCCCTTGGGTCAATTACTCTCCCTTTAAAAATTGGAAAGTTGACATCAGACGTGAAGTTTCATGTCATCAACACTGATGCTTCCTATAGAGCATTGTTGGGAAGACCATGGCTACATGAAAACTATGTGGTTCCTTCCACTTTGCATCAATGTTTGAAATAtatgaaggatgatgatgtatacAATATAGATGGAGAGATCCAACCATTTGGTGTGCATGAAATCAACTATAAGGATGCACGGTATTTTGTGGATACACCAAAAGGGGGCAAGCTTTCTGCAGCCAAAGATGATGTCCTTATGAAAGTCACTAAAACTACCAAGCTCACTCAGAAGAAGGTTTGGTTTTTGCCTTTGAAACTGCACTTTGGAAGTGACACGGAGcctttagaagaaaaaaagttcATGAAGACATACAAATCGCTCACTCACTTGCTCGTCGTCACAAGAGGAACTGGCATTTTGGAAGTGATGGTTCTGACAGAGAAGAAGCTTTATTCCTAccaatttaaaaagaagaagaagatgatgataaagtTCTGGTTGAAAGCTCTCTTCATGTTACAAGAATACCGGAGGGCCTTCACAAAAGCTCTTGATGAGTTGCATGTTAACTTGGTAGAACGGCTCATCACCTTCTATGTGCCTTCTCGCCATCAAGAGGAGAGAGGGATTCTCTTTTATAAGTCTGATCCAAATAAGTCTAATGCTGAAGATATTTTGATGAGCAAAGCAATGGAATATGAAGAACCTTGGCCTTTGAGGATTCCAGATTACTATCCTCCTAagctaagaaaattaataaagcaAGCTGGAATTAGTTTGAAGCATTCGAAAGACAGGCATATTCTCTTTGAGGGACTTTGGCGCCCTTTTAAGATTGCTGTGCAAGGTCAAGGCTTAAGCAAAAAGGGtcttgggtttcaagatgagcaAGTATATGAATGTCGCATGGTACCACCTGTTGAAGGGTCGGATACAAGGGATGAAGATCCAGTTGAACACGTATTAGATAATCACCTCGTcaaagatataaaattgaagGACGCACCCCCTAAATTTGAAGATGGAGGGCAAGcgacaattgatgagttggtggacatcaacttgggaagtgaggaTGATCCTAAACACACTTTCTTAAGTGGACAACTaactcaagaagagaaagaagccattcTAAGCATCCTTGCAGAGTATATTGATTGTTTTGCATGGAGCTATAAGGAGATGTAAGGGCTTGACACAGAAGTAGCAGTGCACAAGCTCGCCATTAACCCTAATTTTCAACCAGTGAAACAAGCACCaataaagatgaagtttgatttGTAGGAGAGCGTcattgaagaaaccaagaaactaatTGAAGCTGGATTCATAAGGGGAGAAAATTACCCTGACTGGATCGCCAGCATAGTGCTCCcccgtcaagaagaaatatggGCAAATCAGAATATGTGTGGACTTCAGGGACTTAAACAAAGCATATCTCAAAGATGATTTTCTACTACCTTTTATGGAGATCATAATTGATAACACTTcctcttatgagatgttttctttcatggatggttACTCTAggtacaaccaaatcaagatggTCCCAGAGGATGAAAAGCATACTACGTTTCGGACACCAATAGGCATCTACTGCTACAAGGTTATGCCATTTGGACTAAAGAATGTGAGGACAACATATCAGAGAGCcatgaaaaaaatctttgatgatttgattcaccaagTCGTGGAGTGTTATATAGACGATTTGGTAGTAAAAACACAATCAAGAGATCAACACCTCAATGACTTGAGAACGGTGTTTGATcgtattagaaaatataacttgaagatgaaccctatgaaatgtgcatttggggtattaTCTGGAAAATTTCTTGGTTTCATCGTAAGCCATCAAGGAATAGAGATTGACCCCTCCAAAATTAAAGCAATCATAGAAATGCCACCTTCAAAGACATTGAAGCAGCTGAGGTCCTTCTAAGGACATCTTGCCTATATCTGAAGATTCATCGCCAATCTTTCGGGCAAGTGTAAGCCATTcccaaagatggtgaaaaagGACGCTCCCTTCAAATGGGACAATGAGTGCCAAAACacttttgaagaaatcaagcaCTACTTAACGAATCCCCTAGTGTTAGCAGCACCAATTGCAGGAAAGTCATTGATCTTATACACAACAGCCTTGGATGGATCCCTTGGAGCTCTGCTAGCTCAAGAGAATGAAGCAGGTAAGGAGAACGCCCTATACTACCTTAGTAGAATGTTGGTGGGTgctgaaaacaaatatacaccAATAGAGAAGCACTGTCTCTCCTTGGTGTTTGCAGTAAAGATGCTTCAGCATTATTTGCTCTCACATAAAATCATTCTTATCTTAAGAATAAACCCACTCAAATACTTGATGACCAGACCACTACTCATTGGAAGATTTacaaaatgggcattgatactcatggagtttgaaataacttatactccacaaaaaacaatcaaaggtcaagcatTGGCAGATTTTCTTGCGGCGCATTCTTTGCCTGATGAATCTCCTTTGAGATGtgatctccctgatgaagagacttTGTAATTGGAGAGGAAAAATACTATTGGAAGATGTTCTTTGATGGAATTTCTTCGGTCCAACCAGTTGTTAGACCTAAAATTCCTCAAATTAGAGCTGGCATTggactcatcttcatttctcctaAAGGTGGGATCCTGAGATACTCTCTTTTTTGTTGAAGCAATGCACTAACAATGAAGCAGAATATAAAGCTCTTATTGCTGGATTGGAGCTAGCAGTCAATGTGGGGATTCAAAGCTTGTAGATATATGGtgattcacaactcattataaatCAAGTTGAAGGAAGTTTTAAGACTCATAAGCAAGAACTTCTTTAGTATCATCAGAGAGTTATTGAATTATTGGAGCAAATCCATGATGTTAAGCTGGAGAGAGTTTCCAGGTCAATTAATGGAAAAACAGATAGCTTAGCCAAAATGGCAAAAGAGCTGGCTGATCTAAATCAAGAGGAGATCCAAGTCACCATTCAAAGTAGGAGGGTATTGAGTTCATGCCTTGATAAAGGGTTGGAGGGATCCTTTATTAAATACTTGGAGTATGGCAAACTCCAAGATGAAAAGTTGCTGGCAACGCAGTTAAAAAAAAGGACGACGAGGTTTACCCTTGTTAATGATATTTTCTATcgaagatcatatgatcaactcctaCTAAGATGTCTTTCGAAGGAGGAGGCtgaagaagttatgcatgaagTCCATTTTGGTATCTGCGGAACTCACCAATTAGGACTCAAGATGTGGTTAAAGATCAAACATATTGGGTATTTTTGGCCAAGCGTGATTAATGATTTCCTACAATATGTAATATGGTGCAAACTGTGCCAAGCTCATGGGGATTTCACTCATCAACATCCCAACCCTTTGCATCCTACCATCTCTTTATGGCCTTTCGAGATGTGGGGACCGATGTGATAGGCCCTATTAAGACTCCATCATTAAGGGGGCATCACTTTATATTAGCTGCCACTGACTATTTTTCACGATTGGCGGAAGCCATTCCTTTAATGGAAGTAAAGGcagaaaacatcatcaaattcttcaaagaCCATGTGCTACATAAATTTGGAACACCTCGAAGGATCATCTCTGACAATGGGCGAGCATTCAAaagtttcaaggttggaaggtttgctcagcatcacaaaatagattggaggtatTCCTCCATCTATAATGCTCTTGCagaagcattcaataaaacattaTCAAAGTTGTTAAAGTAAGTAGTTTTAAAAAGTCAAAGGGATTAGCACGAAAGGCTTCCTGAAGTTTTATGGGCATACCGGACAACATATCGAACAACAACTCAATCAACACCGTAATGGTTAGTTTTCAGTACAGAACCTGTTCTTCCACTTAAAGCCCAGATTCCATCTCTGAGAATTGCCTCACAGaatgaactcacaaatgaagacAGAGTTCGCTTGCGTTTGGATgaacttgattctctagatgaAAGAAGACTGGAGGCCCAACAAAATCTTGAGGCCTGCAAAGCAAGGAGGACTGTATATTATAGAGTTAGTCTACAAAAGTGAAGCTTATCAGCTAGCTGATGACGATGGAAGAATACCTATGCCACCCATTAATGCGtgcttcttaaaaaaatattatccatgatGTACCTGTAATCCATGATATGAAAATGTggaaaaagggggaaaaagaagaagaaaaaaagactgaaaaaaaaagagaaaaaaaaacttgtgtttgtctatgacggaatgtccagtgctcttgtttgagcaagttggtcaagcatgacatatgcttctcgaggcaaattaCGAGTCCCAttaacttctttttcttctccacttaaataaaagcatattgTAAAAATTGTGTTTGTTTATGACGGAACGTCAATCCTCTTGTTTGAGCAAGTTGGTCAAGCATGACCACATCAAGTTAAAGTTGAATGAATAAAATAGGTAGGACCTAAACCTAAGCAACGAAAGTAAAATAAGCCAAATTCGAAGATAAAAATAAGCTAAGCCTAAAGTTGAGCTTTTGCTCTCTCAAAGTTGGCAAGAGCCTTCTTATATGACAATGAGGGTTGTAATTTGTCGCCACTACCCCCAAGTGcttcaatttgttgatgaataaCAGCGAGGGACTTGTTCACTTCTTCAATGGGAGGAGCATCAGATAAGAGGCTCATTCTTGAGGAgatgatttgttctttttctttttcttgcacTTTCAATTCTTCCCCTAGGGCTCTCCATTCTTgcaatttctttcttatttgcatGAGCTCCATATTAGCCTTATCCATATGTTGGGACATTGTTGTGAGAGACAATTTGGTTTTCTTTAGCCTTTCTTCTTTCACCATCAATTCCATCTTTTTTGCCAAGTTTAGATTgtttcctccattatttgtgTCATGGGCAATCTTGGTCATATCAAGTACTTCATATATCTTGTCCCTTGTGATTGAAATGTCAGCTCCATGTGTCATCAAGTTTTTGTGTAATTTTGTAGTTTCCTCCCTCAAAGATTCGTTCTCATGAGGATGCGATGATTTCACCTTTTCAATAAGCTTCTTTACCCAAAAAGACTCGAAGCCCATGTCTTTTCTTACAAGTTGACATCATGTGCAAAGTCAGAAGACAGAGAGTCATGTGCAAAGGGACTCATCATCGGGGAAGGAGCTTCATGAGGATATTCAATAGAAAGGAAAAAGATTAAAATGAGTGAGATTGGCAATTAAGGAAAACAGGGAAAGAAAGACTTGTTGAGTAACATACATATTGAGTTGGATCCCGGTTTGGAGATGCTAGCTTGATCCTCCCCATGTTCATTTATGTTATGAATGGCACCTAAATGCAAGGAGAACCACATATTTAATTagctaataataaaaaaaaaagagattgagATCTACTCGAAGATAAGGTttgaaatcaacaaaaaaataaaaagaaaacgaGTTTGAGATCTACACGAAatagagtttgagatctactcaaaaaagagtttgagatctactcaaagataaggtttataaaaaaagagtttgagatttagtcaaaataaagtttgagatttattcaaaaaaaagagtttgagatctacttgTGGGATCGAAAAATACGCGTCTGGTATCATGTCTGTGAAGAAGACACCATGCGGCACATCGaaacacaaatatcatatttgtttcgtggattcttccatttctaatagaggcaagcctctattattaattaccccagacaatgtcttgggaacctccgattaagggctcaaatacaagtaaaagggcaagaaaaatttgcaaattataaaatttatttattttattatatgaacatgtttattacatcacttatatatatatatatatattatatcattgcCGCTGCCTATGCCTTGCCACTGCATTGCCTGccttgttgccattttgagatatatatctcgtTATCGCCTTGAAATTCACCACTGCCTGTGCTTTGTCACCACGTTGCATGTCTCAtaatcattttgaaatgtctttctCATTACAgccttaagatatatatatatatatatcgtttccatttttcatataaaaaaagggTTCCGTTGCCGGGAATTGAACATTCTTGTTATAGCCTTGGACCGAGTAATTTTGTCGTTGCTCTAATAACAACATGTCATCAGTATTTGATATATTGGCCGAACCTTTTTCTTCATTGCTACATATCCCATAGTGCTCTTCATGGTTCGTATCATTGTAGTCaccatcttttctttatttaatcaaCATCACCAACATCCATCGTTACTAATCCTTCTTATAATCAATTAAACATCTCACGAAGCTAAatcatgtatgttttttttaaaggaaatacaaaacaattctataccttgcatgcatgcatggcatgACATAATGTTGGTTgcatttccaatattttttttaaaaaaatgcatgtaaatattcatttttttaatggtgggcccattattttcttttattattatttttttattctgcGTGTCATGAGACCATAGCATGCTTTTTATGTTTCtcattatttcatttctttttttttgtgtgtcaTTTACTCTTACCAAAACAtgagtatgcatgtttttttatgcatgcatgagccacgtgaaatttttttctttttttaacccCATTCTCATCATTTAAATGGTGGGcccaaatttattattattattatttatttttatttttttaaacaagtgatgcttttcttttctttttcttttttttttttttgcttctcattatttcatttgttttgtttttatttcatttatattattttattttattttatttttctttggccatgcacgtatgcatgtttttcattttggaagTTCAACGTGCAGTTTCTTCGATGACATGATTGAACAAACCTTGAGAATCTTTCTTTCTCTGCTGGTCTTGATGTCTCAACACCACATTTGGAGTTTCGGGAACCTCATTCATATCTACACCACTAATATTGCTTCTTTTTCTGAAGCTTCTCCTCCCTAATTCTCCTCTGCCGTTTTCGTTCTCAGTCACCACTCTTGGTTTTCTGAATCGAAGGCGTCTAGGACCATTTTTTTCTGGGACTGGATATCAAGTACTTTGCCTCTGTGGAACTTCAACTTGTGAGGTGGCTGACCTTCATCATCTGGGTGAGCAACACTTTTTTTGACATCCTTCTCTCCTCAACTTTTTTTTGAGGCTCAACTTCATTATCACTCTCTGTGTCTTCATCTTTAGAAACTACATTGACTTCAGTATATGTGGATTCAATATCTTCATTCGCTTCATTCTCTTCATTCTCATGTGAAGTATCAGAAGCTGTAGACTATGATGAAGCCATTAACAAGCTCTGTGATGATGTAGATGATTTGTAACCGGTCGATTTTTTGAGGCACATCTTCCTCACTTTTGATCTCTGGTCCTGGATCAATAGCATAAATTGTTTTCTCCTTGACCTGATCATTATTATCCTGTGCCGATACCTTCTTTGCATTCTTCACAGGTGAGCCAAGCTTCTTGTTTCCGAATTTTCTTAGTTTCATGCTTGAAATCCTAGTAACATCTGGTCTAGGGGATAAAAAAACTCCCGGCGCTTTCAGTACTTTCTTATCACCAATGTTTAGCAATAGGGAAGCTCGTGGCTTTTTCAAAACCTTCTTTTCACAAATCTTTGGTGATAGAGAAGCTCTTGGTGTTTTCTc is a window from the Dioscorea cayenensis subsp. rotundata cultivar TDr96_F1 chromosome 2, TDr96_F1_v2_PseudoChromosome.rev07_lg8_w22 25.fasta, whole genome shotgun sequence genome containing:
- the LOC120273155 gene encoding uncharacterized protein LOC120273155 → MAEALYAFCSPTINFSEKDLLLGISNHNRPLYVSRSCDGTRVNLILIDSGSSVNLITLKTLHTLALETYHLLAEKIFVQGFNQHNQKALGSITLPLKIGKLTSDVKFHVINTDASYRALLGRPWLHENYVVPSTLHQCLKYMKDDDVYNIDGEIQPFGVHEINYKDARYFVDTPKGGKLSAAKDDVLMKVTKTTKLTQKKVWFLPLKLHFGSDTEPLEEKKFMKTYKSLTHLLVVTRGTGILEVMVLTEKKLYSYQFKKKKKMMIKFWLKALFMLQEYRRAFTKALDELHVNLVERLITFYVPSRHQEERGILFYKSDPNKSNAEDILMSKAMEYEEPWPLRIPDYYPPKLRKLIKQAGISLKHSKDRHILFEGLWRPFKIAVQGQGLSKKGLGFQDEQVYECRMVPPVEGSDTRDEDPVEHVLDNHLVKDIKLKDAPPKFEDGGQATIDELVDINLGSEDDPKHTFLSGQLTQEEKEAILSILAEYIDCFAWSYKEM